Proteins encoded by one window of Agelaius phoeniceus isolate bAgePho1 chromosome 3, bAgePho1.hap1, whole genome shotgun sequence:
- the BIRC5 gene encoding baculoviral IAP repeat-containing protein 5, with amino-acid sequence MAGRELLPEGWRLYFHSVRAATFHNWPFTEGCACTPERMAAAGFVHSPSENSPDVAQCFYCLKELEGWEPDDDPLEEHKKHTAACGFLSLQKEPPNLTVQEFLKLEKMRTRKALKKEVSQQMTKVEDRAKIQRCSIKNLA; translated from the exons ATggcgggccgggagctgctgCCCGAGGGGTGGCGGCTCTACTTCCACTCCGTCCGCGCCGCCACCTTCCACAACTGGCCCTTCACCGAGGGCTGCGCCTGCACGCCCGAGCGG atggcggcggcgggctTCGTGCACAGCCCCAGCGAGAACAGCCCCGACGTGGCGCAGTGCTTCTACTGCCTCAAGGAGCTGGAGGGCTGGGAGCCCGACGACGACCCGCT GGAGGAGCACAAAAAACACACTGCGGCCtgtggttttctttctcttcagaaAGAACCTCCTAACCTGACGGTGCAGGAGTTCCTGAAGCTGGAAAAAATGCGAACGAGAAAGGCACTT AAAAAAGAGGTTTCTCAGCAGATGACCAAGGTTGAAGATAGAGCCAAGATCCAGCGCTGTAGTATAAAGAATCTGGCCTAG